A genomic window from Streptomyces sp. NBC_01429 includes:
- a CDS encoding Asp23/Gls24 family envelope stress response protein yields MNAQRKIQDELALATADAARRIAGVAFLRPGIVDRLRASAASRAGRPGGGTAAGNSGVRVRPLDGGPEVWHIDIQLVARASHRALDVTRAVRAAAGAAAEDVLSEPGDRVRITVTVVGIV; encoded by the coding sequence GTGAACGCACAGCGGAAGATCCAGGACGAACTGGCCCTGGCGACGGCCGACGCCGCACGGCGGATCGCGGGGGTGGCGTTCCTGCGGCCCGGAATCGTCGACCGGCTCCGTGCCTCCGCCGCCTCCCGCGCCGGGCGCCCCGGCGGCGGGACGGCCGCCGGCAACTCGGGCGTACGGGTCAGACCGCTCGACGGCGGCCCGGAGGTCTGGCACATCGACATCCAGCTGGTCGCGCGCGCCTCGCACCGGGCCCTCGACGTCACCCGCGCCGTCCGCGCGGCGGCCGGGGCGGCGGCCGAGGACGTGCTGTCCGAGCCGGGCGACCGGGTGCGGATCACGGTGACGGTCGTCGGCATCGTCTGA